A region from the Triticum aestivum cultivar Chinese Spring chromosome 3D, IWGSC CS RefSeq v2.1, whole genome shotgun sequence genome encodes:
- the LOC101664699 gene encoding gibberellin 2-beta-dioxygenase 3, which produces MVVLAKGELEQIALPAAQPPLAHVREVDLSAAPGPGRAAAARALVSACEEQGFFKVTGHGVPPELVRAAEAAAAEFFALPQAEKEAAAGRPLGYDSKRIGVSGDLGWIEYLMLGVTPAGALPAASFASWTLPCAGAAVASLSEPPCPLRDLLEEYAAAVRRMACGVLELMAEGLGIAPADALSRLVADAESDSMLRVNHYPPRPELQGRLLTGFGEHTDPQVISVLRSNGTSGLEICARDGSWAAVPPDPDSFFVNVADALQVLTNGRFRSVRHRVVVSSERPRVSMIFFGGPPFGQRLAPLRQLLGDGGRSRYREFTWKEYKSSTHKGRLATDRLCSFEN; this is translated from the exons ATGGTGGTCCTTGCCAAGGGCGAGCTGGAGCAGATAGCGCTGCCGGCGGCCCAGCCGCCGCTGGCCCACGTGCGGGAGGTCGACCTgtccgccgccccggggcccggcCGCGCGGCCGCGGCGCGCGCGCTGGTGTCCGCGTGCGAGGAGCAGGGCTTCTTCAAGGTGACCGGCCACGGGGTGCCGCCGGAGCTCGTGCGCgccgcggaggcggccgcggcggagTTCTTCGCGCTGCCGCAGGCCGAGAAGGAGGCCGCCGCTGGCCGGCCGCTCGGGTACGACAGCAAGCGCATCGGCGTCTCCGGCGACCTCGGGTGGATCGAGTACCTCATGCTGGGCGTCACCCCCGCCGGCGCGCTGCCCGCCGCCTCCTTCGCGTCCTGGACATTGCCGTGCGCAGGCGCCGCCGTCGCGTCGCTGTCCGAGCCCCCCTGCCCCTTACG GGATCTTCTGGAGGAGTacgcggcggcggtgcggcggatGGCGTGCGGCGTGCTGGAGCTGATGGCGGAGGGGCTGGGGATCGCGCCGGCGGACGCGCTGTCCCGGCTGGTGGCGGACGCGGAGAGCGACAGCATGCTCCGGGTGAACCACTACCCGCCGCGGCCGGAGCTGCAGGGCCGCCTCCTGACGGGGTTCGGCGAGCACACGGACCCGCAGGTCATCTCCGTGCTCCGCTCCAACGGCACCTCCGGGCTGGAGATCTGCGCGCGCGATGGCTCCTGGGCCGCCGTGCCGCCCGACCCCGACTCCTTCTTCGTCAACGTCGCCGACGCCCTGCAG GTGCTGACGAACGGGAGGTTCAGGAGCGTGAGGCACAGGGTGGTGGTGAGCAGCGAGAGGCCGAGGGTGTCCATGATCTTCTTCGGCGGCCCGCCGTTCGGCCAGAGGCTGGCGCCGCTGCGCCAGCTGCTAGGGGACGGCGGCCGGAGCCGCTACAGGGAGTTCACCTGGAAGGAGTACAAGAGCAGCACCCACAAGGGCAGGCTCGCCACCGACCGCCTCTGCAGCTTCGAGAACTAG